Within the Chelonoidis abingdonii isolate Lonesome George chromosome 19, CheloAbing_2.0, whole genome shotgun sequence genome, the region GGGATGCCACAGGCCATGTCAGGGCGAAGCAGAAGCTGCTGGGCCTCGTGGGGCCTGCAGCAGATGTGGTGCCGTGTGGGAGTTGGCGGCTGTTGCTGTCCCACATGCCAAGGCCACCCGTGGCCTCCCGGAGCCCAGACAGAGCTCAGCTCCCCTAGATCCCAAAGCCACACCGAGGAAGCCGCTCCTTCCACTGGGCCATTCGGCTGCCACCCAGCAGACGCCAGTGGCTGTGACCTAGCAGGCCCGTGGCTAACTCACCTGGTGCAGGTCCTCATAGGTGATGTAGAAGAGATCCAGCTCAGCCCGCTGGCTGAGCCAGCCCTTGACATGGTCGAACCAGGAGCCGTACTGCACTGCGGAAAGGAGAGAGGGTTGGGATTCAGAGGTGACTCTGGCCGTGGTGCAAATGGCCCTGGGAAAGCTCCTGCTCATGCACTCCAGAGCCAGCATTGGGCCCCATGGGGCCCTCCTCCAATCCCACGCTGAGAGTACCCTTGGTTCTGACAGCAGGGCCTTGACAGTCTGTATCTGGCCCTTACCCCCTCTGGCTCAGCTGCGCCATAGCCACTCCCCAGAGCACTTCCTGGGGTGCTGCTAGGCTCAGGCAAAGGCCCAGGAGTGTGCTCGGGGGCAGCCACATCCCTGGCTGAGCACAGGGGACTAAAAGCAAGCTTGCCTTTggggcagcagaaagctggctgccctgggctctCCACTGCCTGTTACTGGGCTGCAGCTAATTCTCAGGCTCCTGCGGATTGCCTGAGCCTCTGAGCCAACCCCCCAGTCTCCCTTTGTGTGGTCTGGGCAGGGCCAAGCGCAGGGGCCACAGAGCCAGGCCTCCTAagctctgagcccagccagctgccccccactcccacatTAGCACTTGGGCGAGTCACGCCCTTCCCCTGACtcggtttccccagctgtaaatgGGGGAGGTGGCACTGGCGAGAGGCGGCAAAGCCTAGAGCATGTTTGCAAAGTGCCCGGAGCTCTCTGGGGTTGGTGATGGAGAAGGGCAGGGGATGCCCACTCACCTGTGCCTTCCAGGAAGCGGACGAGGAAGTCCTCAAAGGAGCCAGGGTCTGGCAGGAACCTGGCCATCTTGTGGAAGTGATAAAAGGAAACTGCGACATCCTTGGGGTTCCGGGCCATGTAGATCACCTGGGATCGGGAGCAGACAAAGGACATCGGCGTCAGACAGACACGCAGACAGGAGCAATGGCcacatgccctgccctgccctgcccctagcGGGGCGGTTCCTTCCAGCTGCTCTGAGCCGTCAGGATTCACTCCCCGTTCCATGCCTCATTCCCAAGACACTTCAGGATTGTGTCTTGAACAAGGTGGTGGGACCCAACAGCAAAGCCTGTGGAGCAGGGAGGCTCCTTATACCACCCCAGGGGCTCAGCATGCAGCCCCCCCACCCGCAGGTCCACCATCCCACGGGCCCTACACATGGCAGTAGGGTGCTTCCTCATTTGTAAATTACCTGAGTGCACAGAAAGCCCCAGGGCAAGCCCACTGGCTTGGGGGAAGCCCCTTTCAGCCACACAGCTCACTCAGCCAGGGCAGGCCAAGCTAATCTAGTGCAATCCCCTTGGGGCTCAGACCGAACTGAGGGAAAGCAGCCATGGAGGGTCCAGGCAAGCTCTGGCAGCCATTCGAGTCGTCTCCGTCTAGCCCCACTGCTAGGCAGGTGCTGGATGCATAGGCAGAGCACTCGGCCCCGTCCTTGCCCCACGCTGGAGATACAAGCCACAACAGAGCTGGGTGAAGAGCTTGTATCCCGAACACTCACTTTGGCCTTGGATTTCCTCAGCGCGGGGGCCAGAACCTGGCAGGGGAGGTGCGTGGTGATGAGGCGGGGCCCGCTGGTCTCTTGCAGCATGTCCTTGAAGTACGtgtgctccagccagggggctctggcccagtTCGGGATGGTCTTGGCTGGCTCCAGGTCCCCCTTGCTGTAGATCAGGGTCAGGATCTCCTGCATCCAGGTGGTGCCTAGAAAAGaaaggcagggggctgtgagcttccccggggctcctcccctgccccagagacagAGCAGGAGTGATAACCTCTGGCAGTGGGCCTGCCTGGAACCCGCCCACCCCGCAGCACCGACATTCCCAGCATATTCCTCttagcagcccccagcccctgctgcattccccctccagagcaggggaggacGAGGAGGGGCTGCTTGCTCCAAGAGCCTCTTACACAACAAAGAATTCGGAAGAAGTGGAGCAGTCCCAGGGTCAGGCATAACACAGCTGGGTTTATGGACATCTGCGAGGCCTCGGCCCAGAGCCCTGAGTGTTTAGTCAGAAGCGGGGAGCTGGCATCATCGTAGCGCTGGTGAGGATGTTTGCTGGAGCGGGACATCTGCACTTGGCTCTGACTGGGGAGTCATTGCAACAGTATGGAGCCCACCCCACCGCCAGTGCTTGCTGGGAGCTGCCCTGCACAGAGTCGGGGGGCCCAAGCTCCTCATTGCTGTGGCCCTCCCAGCCTTGCAGGGGGGGTGGTAGACACCCTCCTCCTGCAATGGGCCCCAGGCCTGAGGCGTTTGCACTGGGCTGGACACAGCTGGCACTGGGGGCTGTTAGGGTGGGAAtgcagctgagctggggctgtgggggagggagggcctccctggggccaggcaggggtgaggggaatttTGCCAGCCCTACTGCTCAGTAGGCAGTGCAGCCAGTAGGAGGGGTCCTGTTACCTAGGCGCTCCCTgacagctcctggctctgccacaggctgagAAACCTGTggggagcagaggctgcagcccGTCCAGCTGGCCGCAGAGAGCTATTTTCCAAGCCAGCGGTGCTGGGCTGGGGGCCAGAAGGAACATTCAGCTGCAGTCAGAGCCCTCTTCCCGGAGGCTCTGCCACGTTGACCAGCAGTGCCAGGCGCCGGATTGGGGGCCAGCCTGAGCAAACTCTCTCCACAGCCCCCCAGTGCTGCGCTATCCGGGGGACAGTTCAATGCTAACAACAGGGTGAGACACGGACGGCGatccaggccctgccctgcctgtctgGGGGCCAAGGGCCACTCAGCCAGCCTCCCAGCGGCCACCCCTGCTGGAccgggcagcagggggccctgctCCTCGCCGCAGGCACCGGGTCAGCGAGACTCCGGCTCTTACCAGACTTGGGGTAGGTGACAATGACGACATCCGTGTCTTGGAACTGGAAGCTGCTGGCAAAGCGCAGGGACTCCTCTGTGTGCAAGTGGCCAGGCAAGGAGATGCCAGCGAAGGTCTCCGTCACCTCCATCCTGTCCATGGTGATTGTGGGCGGATGAGTCTGAGTGCTCCCAGATGCTAGCAGCTTAAATAGCTGCTAAAGAGGAACCTTCTCTTTCTGGCTTCCCCCTCCTCTTATGGGGCGGGTGTGGGGGCGGGGCGAGCAGAGTGTCTCTGGCTGTTCTGCTTTGACtcaagggcttgtccacactacaAACTTGCACTGCGCCTCTGCAGCGCTTCTAGTGAAGCTGCTCTGAGCCGATGGAAGACACTCTCCCGTCCTCAATAACCCCAGCTAGGCGAGAGGCAGGAGCTGTGTCAGTGAGAGACGCTCTCCCGTTCTCAATAACCCCAGCTAGGCGAGAGGCAGGAGCTGTGTCAGTGAGAGACGCTCTCCCGTTCTCAATAGCCCCAGCTCGGCAAGAGGCAGGAGCTGTGTCAGTtagagatgctctcctgccgacatagcactgtccacaccagcgctcaGGTCAGTGTAACTCACCAGAAGGTGCATTACTTCGGAGTGACAGCGTTATACCAAACGaattctgcagtgtagacagggctcgGGGTGTGACTACTGACCTCAGGGCAGGCTGCCGGACCCTAAATTGCCTGTGAGCTCGACACAGTACTTCGATTTCACCAACCAGTTCACAAGTGTAAACCCCTCAGGCACTAGAACAGCCTTAACGAGGAGTCAGAGAGTCCGCGTGGGTGCCCCgctctgtcttgccacccaggtgagcctgcctttgtgacagatggGCCTTTACACCAAGTATCAGCAATATTCAGATCAAGGTGAGTCACTTACCACCCCCCCCCCGACCAATTGCACGGCAGATCTCACCccaaagacaacgcttgtagccaatcctataataatcCATCTCAAGATTTATTATGTAGGACAAGGAAACAAGATAGGTATTTACAAGGCCAAAGcagctaaacacacacacaaatgagtccGGTTGTAAATTTCAAAAGGTAACAGAAGCTTGTATGATCAGCAAGCTCTGTATGTTCTCTAGGGCTAACCCCGGCCAACCACTGGGCAGCTTTCCTTAACGCTTGGTGATCTTTGCCTCTGACAGTCCAGGCAGCATAAAGACAGATCCTTCTTCCTATCCCTTCTCACCCCCTGCTTGGAGTTGCAAACTCCGCTgttgggaggaattcacttgcaagacAGCTTCATGGGGAGTGTGGGAGGAGAGCAAtcagcaaagtcttttgtcctctttgatGTTCCACAATAGTCTGGTGTCCATGGCCTCCCTTGCAAGGCAGGACATAACACCATCTGCTGGAGGTCAGCACTTTACGCTGATGTCTCTCTTCTGGCTGGTGATTTGCACACACAGGCTTATAGTGCCGGAGCCCACTCCTCAAAGCGGCGGGGGAGGTGCCGGAGCCCACTCCCCAGAGCGGCGGGGGGAGTGCCAGAGGCCTGGAGCTCACCCCCATGGCGCTGGCTGAGGGATCGCATTCACCACTGTTAGCATTCAAGGTACGTGTCTGGTTTAATTTCACAAACTGCCAGCAGACCAGGCACTGTCCGCACCCAAAGCCAAGGGTGGTTCCAGGTCTGAGCAGACCCAGTGCACCTGCTCCGGAGGCCTGAGCCCAGCCTTGGCAGGGCAAGGGCTGGGTGCGCTCGTCTCCCAGGGCCAGGCTGACTCTCAGCGCCCATCCCCAGGGAAGGGAACATGGAGCAGTGCGAGAAACATGCTGTCCACAGCACAGCCTGGGAAGCACTCGGGGCCTTCAGcaaatccagcccagcccaggatgTGTCAGCCTCGACTTCCCCCAGCCATCATCCTGCCCTGGCCTGGCTTGGCAAGCCACACGGGCCAGGCCCGATACTGCCGCATCATGTTCCCCCAGCAGCCAACCACTGCCCAGGAACTGCACCTCTGCCCCAAACCGCACCCCCCCACAACAGCCCCCTCCACAACCagccagaggcagctggtctcCTTTGCAAGGCAGGCTGCCATTTGTGCCATAGGCCCTGTCGAAGGTGGCTCCCTCACCTGCCCACTGCTGGGAACACTGTTTACCATTTACAGCAGCGATAACAGCGATTTATGACGGCCCCAAGGTCACTGCCTGCCCGCTTGAGATGCTCTCAGGGCACCAGGCCAGGAGACAGCGGTGTCACCTCGAAGATCTGAGAACTGCTGACACCACACAAAGCAATGGGACCTTTGGCTCCTCCGTGAACGGGGCACCAGTGACTGCTACGCTGCCCTCAGCAACCTCCCACCCCTGTGCTGCTCTGCTCATTGGCCAGCGGTGCCATGGGGCGAGGGCCGGGACTCTCCCGAACAGCCTGATGGGTCTGCCAGCCTGGAGGGTGCTGAGgagtggcagctgcagcagccactggCCACGCTGAGACTGGGTGCTGGGAGTGAGAGCTCATAGCTAGAGATGGAGCCGGGCAGGATGGAAAGGGTCTATAATCAAGCCAGTGGGATGGCAGCACCTTTCTGGGACCAGGACGGGAAAGTGCTGGCTGAGCACTGAGAGCCTGGCAGGAGCACACAGCAGCCTGCCCAGGGGACCCAGAAGGGAGCCAAGTACCTAAAGACGCTCCTGTGCGGAGGGTGGTAAATTGACACCCTGCGTGCTGGTGGCATCTCCACACACCACAGGTCTGCCCTGGCCTCGCTCACAGAGCGCCAGGCACCAGCCAGaaggagtatcagaggggtagccgtgttagtctggatctgtaaaagcagcaaagaatcccagCCCTGGAGTCCCTGCAGGTTGGATTCAATCAGTGCTGGGAGCCCCATTGGATTCAATCAGTGCTTGGAGCCTACCGCTCCCGGCTCTAGCTGCTAGCTGAGGCTCCCGTTGGTGGGGGCAAATGATGACAGGCCAGCAATAGCCTGAACAAAGCCTAATAGGATTAAGATAAATATTATTGGATtaaattaaaccttattgaattggGGTTAAGGCCTTTGGGGTCCATTGGATTAGCCATGCAGTTGTGTGCGCCGTTGCAGCACTGCACATACCTGCTCTAGTAGGGGTAGGGGCTAACTCAATGCCTCCTTTAGCAGCCCTTTGAAGCCGCTCCTGGGGAGTTGCGCATGTGCTGCTCAGACTCAATCCTCCAGGGACCAACACACaaaggaagggtttggggataaatagcctggttttaaacaggcTTGAGGCTTTCAGTTCTGACCTAGCAAACAGCCAGGACCCCATGTCCAGTGAGGGTCCCAATCCTTAGGGTAGGGTTGGCAGGATTGGGCCGATGACGCCCCATACAACTGGGTGCTAGTTCTCAGCCgatgctgtgatgaacttgtaaccacaaggaAAGTCTGTGGGAGGCACGTTGAGGATGGCTCCTGGCAGATGAGCCCATGGCAGAGTCAGGGTGATCCCTGGGAGAGTTATTAGCatgttgtgacgaagtgggaatgttctttgAATGCTGATGGGGAATGttggcctgggaaggttgcaggggagttttgctgagACTGTCTGCagtggggatgggagactttccttgagggaTTATACGTGAGCACGTAACAGGACGGGGTTGGaagccaggtaacacctctgcccaggaaactggacaaaggctggaggaggagccggaGGAAAGGCTGAGTGagccggctggagggagtttcagtttggagctggctgggaaaatggatgGGAGCCCAgatgggctctggcctccctgccccaactctccccaagatggacctaactgagggggtcctgttgtctgtaccggcaagatctgttttggactgtgttcctgtcatctaaatactgtcattttactggctggctgagagtcacggtgaatcacaggaagccaggggtgcagggccctgactcccccacactctgtgacacatGGGTCTCTTGCTGGTTTgagtatgttttctctgtaacattTTTTACCTGAAGAACAAAGCCAGCTTGCCTAGGAGGTGCTGGGCAGTGCTATGTACCTGCAGCAATGTGAGGCGGCTCTGAAGAGAAAGCTAGCAGGTGTCCTAGGACAACCAGTCTGTGCTGGGAAGAGCACAGAaaaggcagggagctggcggCCTGGAAATACCCAGCTCCCAAGGGAGGCACAGGTCTCCATCCCAGAGAGGTGTCggccaggggagccagaagcctgggccaTGGAGGGGAAGCACAGGTGCACTTGCCCAGAACTGGGACAAGCGGCTGGAACAGCTTCTTTGTATCAGACACTTCCGAGTGCCAGGCTAGAAAGCAGAAGTGACTGGTAACAAATGAGTGCCAGTGTGCCCCCTCACACATCCCGCACAgcactggccctgcccaaagAGCAAGCGGAtggagccaggggtggctccaggtcccagcatgccaagcatgtgcttggggcggcaagccgtggggggcgctctgccggcgctgcgagggtggcaggcaggctgcccttggcggcttgcctgcagagggtccactggtcctgcggctttggcggacctgcaggagatccactgaagccacgggaccagcagaccgtccacaggcaagctgcagaaggcagcctgcctgccatgcttggggtgacaaaattcctagagccgcccctggatggaGCATTGGCCACAGATCTAGGACCACGCAGCGAGCACTACCTGTTTAAAACATTGATTGACTCTGGGATTCAAACCATGCGGCCCCATATTCCCGGGTCCAGCAGTGTGGCAGGCAGGGCCTTGCAGGGCATGCCAGGCCGAGCAGCACCCAAGGCAGCAAAGTCAGAGCTTTGTGCAAAGCCACGCCAGAGTCTCCCCTCTCAGGCCCCAGCCACAGATACTTTTCTCCCTGGTGCTCCTCCACTTCCCTGCTATTGTCTGTGGCTAACCCCTTCTCTGCCACACTATTTTAATTCGAATTCAGCGGGTTGCTGTTGTGACCATGTGGCAAGTTCTCCAGCTGGGAGCGGCCCCCGCAGAACAGAAAATCCAGAACGGAGAGGGTGGCTTTCGTTTTCTCGCTGACGCCTGTGCATTTCGCTGTCTGGTTATTTGCGCTGTGCTCATCACCTTGGCACCTCCTCTAGAAACACGCTGCACTTTAGACCTGTGTCTTCCACACACTCCCCACCAGCTGACACAGCCGACAATCAGGAAAGGTGCCATCAGCTGAGGATGGGCGTATGTGTCCCACTAGATACCCCAGCAGCGGTACGACCTGAATGGAACGTGGCACCAGGCCCAGAAGAGAATGCTCTCTGTGTACACCTGAAAGCGAACGAACCTGCCAAGTCTGGGCAAACCCCGGGGGGCTTTCGATCATTAGCAAGGGAGCCCAGACAGTGCAGCCATTAGTACATGGGCTTTGCTGGTTTGCAATCCCTGCCTACGCCCCAGGATGGTCTGGAATACCGACTCTGTCTCACACTTACTCTAAGGGGAAGCCCTCCAACTTCCCCTCTCCCTAGCCAAAGTCCCCTAGACACAGGGGTCATGGAGGGAACTTGAGGGCCATGGTCTCTGCTGGAAGGAGACTGACCAGGTTCggctgaagaggagctctgtgaagctcagaagctagtctctctcaccaacagaagttggtccaataaaagtgaTTCCCTTGTCTCACTAATGTCCTGGGCCCGACATGGCAAATGGCAGCTGGGCCTGAAATGTGTGGAATTAAAGAGACCCTTGAAAGCAGtggcaggccctgccccagctgattTTTCATGGTTTCACCACAACATTCTCCTCTTTCAAAGGCAtcttccctcctcagctgctGGTCCAGGAAGCAGAGAGTCTCTGACAAGTGACAGCCACCTTGCCTGGCTGCACACAGTGAGGTCTGCAGCCCAGCTGCGCTCAGCTCTTCTAGATGCCTTGCAAATGAGGGATTGTGGAGGCATCTCCCACTTCCAgtctcctgcctggccccttgtGTCCTCAGACTTGCCCTCTTGGATTGAGCTAATCAGGCCTAGCAGATGGAATGCGGTTCGCTCTCCGCCTCGCACCCGAGCAGCTACACGCCTACCACCACCATCAATGGTGACATTCTAAAAAAACAgcagctgtggcagcacagcACGGGCTAGCTACCAAAAGCACCGACCCACCTGGACCCCGTAGGCATGGACTCGGGGCAGCTGGCCCGTGCTAACACTCGACACCGCCTATGCTGCTTCTGGTGCCCTACTTCACCGAGAGCTAGCACACGTGTCGCCTCCCCAGCTCCAAGCGTAGACGTGGCCTTTGCAGGATGGTGCCTGAAGCTGCTGTTTGCGCATGACATTTCTGAGCGGGATGGGCTCCGAGCTTCAAGACCCTGTGGGGGGGTTGCCCCGTGTGTTCCCTGAACACTTTGTACAGGGTGCTTTTGTAAAGAGCTCATGTATGGCAAGGCTAAGGTGCAGCCGGCTAGAGATGGCTCCAGATTGCTTTATGGTCCAGCATGGTTACTTATTGACTAAGCCAGGTTCCAAGGAACGTGACCTCCCAAGCAACGGAATATCTCTGAGATCTTGGTCTTGGA harbors:
- the LOC116815663 gene encoding sulfotransferase 2B1-like isoform X1, producing the protein MDRMEVTETFAGISLPGHLHTEESLRFASSFQFQDTDVVIVTYPKSGTTWMQEILTLIYSKGDLEPAKTIPNWARAPWLEHTYFKDMLQETSGPRLITTHLPCQVLAPALRKSKAKVIYMARNPKDVAVSFYHFHKMARFLPDPGSFEDFLVRFLEGTVQYGSWFDHVKGWLSQRAELDLFYITYEDLHQELGRSVERLADWLGCPLQPEESRAIQQHCSFSSMRENTMVNYTLIPCEIMDHSRGRFMRKGIVGDWRDHFTPVQNMHFHKIYQEEMQDSSLRFRGLMD
- the LOC116815663 gene encoding sulfotransferase 2B1-like isoform X2, yielding MCLPLPSFKEVSHSQGKQGTTWMQEILTLIYSKGDLEPAKTIPNWARAPWLEHTYFKDMLQETSGPRLITTHLPCQVLAPALRKSKAKVIYMARNPKDVAVSFYHFHKMARFLPDPGSFEDFLVRFLEGTVQYGSWFDHVKGWLSQRAELDLFYITYEDLHQELGRSVERLADWLGCPLQPEESRAIQQHCSFSSMRENTMVNYTLIPCEIMDHSRGRFMRKGIVGDWRDHFTPVQNMHFHKIYQEEMQDSSLRFRGLMD